In the Candidatus Hydrogenedentota bacterium genome, TTCGGCAAGGCCATTCAGGCGCTTTACGCGGGAAAGGCCGGGGAGACGGCGGGGATCGGGACCGAACTGGTCCTGCGTCTGGAGAAGCCCGCCGAGATCACCCATGTGGTGATCCGGGAGAACATTGAAAAGGGGCATGTCGTCCGCGCGTTCACCGTGGAGGGGCTGTCGGACGGCAAATGGCAGCGGCTGGCGGGGGCGCAGTCGCTCGGCTACAAACGGATCGAGCGGTTCGCGCCCGCAACGGTCGAGGCCCTGCGTCTGCGCGTGACGGAGGCGGCGGACACTCCGGAGATTCTCCAGTTCGCCGCATACGGGGGCGGGGTCGCTTCTGAGACGCCGGACGCCCCGTCGGAAACCGGGTGGGCCCCCGTTCCGGGATTCGGAGACTTGTCCCCCACGGACCAGTGGCAGACGGTGGAGGCGGACCTCAGCTTCGTGATCCCCCGGCCCGGGGAATACCGCCTGGAAATCGTCCGCACCTCGGGCGGCGGCAGTCTGGAGACGGAGGGGGCCACCCTGCTGATCGCCGGGGTGGAGGCCCCCCGGCTGATCACGCCGGGAACCCAACCGAACGCCTGGATCCTCCGGCGCACCGACCAGGTGACGGATGATGAGAAAGGGAAGACGGCGTTCCGGCTTCGCGTGCGGCGCATCGGCGGCGAATGGACCGGGGAAGTGCGAATCCGCCCGGGGACGGACGTCGGCCTCTGAAACGTTCGGGCGGGGGACCCGCAAGGCCCCCCGCCCGCGGTTTCAGGGCTCAGTGCTCGTGCTCGTCATGGCCGCCGTGGGTGGCCTCGTGGATGACGAGTCCGCCGCCGTTCACCGGGAAGGCGTTCCCCGTGTTCGGCTCCGTCTGCATGGGGTTAAACCGCAGAAACTCCACATGGCCGTCCATGTAGAGCACGTTGCACCCCCCGGGCACATGGTTGAAATGGCCCGCCTCGTGGCCGAGGCTGTCCCACATCACCGCCAGGGTGGACTGCGCCTGGGCCGCCCCGCCCGGATTGTTGATGTCCGTGATGAGGAAGCGCTCAATGCCCTCGCGCAGGCGGTACACCGTGTCCGGCGTGCCGGGAAGTAGCGGCGCGGGAAGCCGCCAGTCCTCATGCGCTGCGGCAGGATTCGCCTCCAGCCGGTGGATGAGCCCGTCCGGCTCCTCCAGCAGGGCGACATGGAAGGCCTCGATGGCCTCGGCGCGGCCGAGGAGCCCCGCGTCCAGCGCCCAGCCGAAGTAGATGTACGGGTGGTCGTAGACCTCGCAGGGCTCCACACGGCCGTTCCCGGCCAGCGGCAGGTGTCCCTCCCCGCGCGCGTGCTCCCATGCCGTCGAGGGGTTGTTGCCCTCGTCCCACAGATCCTCCGGCGCGCCGGCGAAAGAGGCGCTCGGGCACACCAGCACGTTGAAGTCCGACAAATACTCCGGGTACACCGCCGTCATGTCGGGAACGGCGGCCATCCCCTCGGTGGGTGTGCCGTCGCAGTTGGTGGATTTTACGGCGGGGAAGGCCCCCTGCGCCTCCCCGGCGTACATCTTGAAGGTCAGGCCGAGCTGTTTCAGGTTGTTCTGGCACGATGCCCGCCGCGCGGACTCGCGCGCCCGCGCCAGCGCGGGCAGCAGGATCGCCGCCAATATGCCGATGATCGCGATGACCACCAGCAGTTCGATCAGGGTAAACCCCCGAATGCTTCTTTTCATGAATGAAAACTCCTTTGGTATGAACTGAAAAAACGAGAATGACGTTCACGGCCCAGGCAGGGCACCGTCCCCTCCGCCGTCACCCCCGCGAAAGCGGGGGCCCATGCCTTAACCTTGAGGCAAGTCCGTTGACCCGGTATGGATTCCCG is a window encoding:
- a CDS encoding DUF1559 domain-containing protein, with amino-acid sequence MKRSIRGFTLIELLVVIAIIGILAAILLPALARARESARRASCQNNLKQLGLTFKMYAGEAQGAFPAVKSTNCDGTPTEGMAAVPDMTAVYPEYLSDFNVLVCPSASFAGAPEDLWDEGNNPSTAWEHARGEGHLPLAGNGRVEPCEVYDHPYIYFGWALDAGLLGRAEAIEAFHVALLEEPDGLIHRLEANPAAAHEDWRLPAPLLPGTPDTVYRLREGIERFLITDINNPGGAAQAQSTLAVMWDSLGHEAGHFNHVPGGCNVLYMDGHVEFLRFNPMQTEPNTGNAFPVNGGGLVIHEATHGGHDEHEH